Proteins from a single region of Echeneis naucrates chromosome 14, fEcheNa1.1, whole genome shotgun sequence:
- the medag gene encoding mesenteric estrogen-dependent adipogenesis protein, which produces MVIRVQPKSTQGGLTDTMTPNKESQTRTRTRIRVTELESFLRDPPAGFSVQTLGSGYRVLSDPNRSLVLIDDFSSCRGRIVFHNSLGRKVKMHNLWEYSSMRKGLLSKRIYLLMSACQDQLSAREVRAVKQYVVSIDGRDPLVRWQLERGLDWTISSVAGESYRVDVDLTETLDSWATKNIHIHTDKVKPVWRDASFTLKYYSDALFDIPHWFGFSKRTFKLMLT; this is translated from the exons ATGGTGATCAGAGTCCAGCCAAAGTCAACTCAAGGAGGACTCACTGACACAATGACGCCCAACAAAGAGtcccagaccaggaccaggaccaggatccgGGTCACGGAGCTGGAGAGCTTCCTCAGAGACCCTCCGGCAGGTTTCTCCGTCCAGACTCTCGGATCCGGGTACCGAGTCCTCAGCGACCCGAACCGGAGCCTGGTGCTGATCGAtgacttcagctcctgcagaggGAGGATAGTTTTCCACAACTCGCTGGGAAG aaaagtgaaaatgcacAATTTATGGGAGTACAGCAGCATGAGGAAGGGCCTGCTGTCCAAGAGGATCTATCTGCTCATGTCTGCCTGTCAGGACCAGCTGTCAGCCAGAGAAGTCAGAG CGGTGAAGCAGTACGTGGTGTCCATTGACGGCAGGGACCCTCTGGTCAGGTGGCAGCTGGAGAGAGGCCTGGACTGGACCATCTCCTCTGTCGCCGGGGAAAGCTACAGGGTGGAC GTTGACTTGACTGAAACTCTGGACAGCTGggcaacaaaaaacatccacatccacactgACAAAGTCAAACCTGTCTGGAGAGACGCCTCCTTCACCCTCAAATATTACTCTGACGCCCTCTTCGATATCCCACATTGGTTCGGCTTCAGCAAAAGAACCTTTAAG CTAATGCTGACATGA